The following nucleotide sequence is from Gracilimonas sp..
TGTCTGGACTTACGCCATCCGGTTGAAGTTTTAATAAAAGCTCCTCTGTATAACTGGTATCTCCAGCCAGGAATATTTTCTCATTTCCGGTATCGACAACCACTGAAACGTGACCAGGAGTATGCCCCGGGGTTGGAACAATCATAATGCTTCCATCTTTGGTTACAGGAAATGATCGTGTAAATGGACCAAATTCCTGATCTCGAAATTCGACCTCATTTGGCTGAAACCAGTTCTCCCAATGTTGAGGTAAGTATCCTCTCAATTTACCTAACGTACCTTTAGCATTCTGATATTCTGTTTTTGGCACCAGAATATTACTGTTTGAAAAATGATACAGCCCCCCTGCATGATCTGTGTGAAAATGGGTGAGTATTACTGTATCTACTTCTTTAGGATCTACATCAAAACGGGCTAATTGATGGTCAATCTCCTCTTCTCTCGTTACATCCATTTTAACCGCATATCGGTAATAGGGATGCCATTTGGGAAAATATCCGGCACGCGAGGTCTTAGATGTTTCTCCGGTATCGATCACAAATGTTCCTTCAGGATGTTTGATCAACCAGGCATAAATTGGTAACCAAATAGTCCATTCATCGGAAGCGATTACA
It contains:
- a CDS encoding N-acyl homoserine lactonase family protein, which encodes MEIYPLQTGSVKVKRAQKSREKGGMLRVIASDEWTIWLPIYAWLIKHPEGTFVIDTGETSKTSRAGYFPKWHPYYRYAVKMDVTREEEIDHQLARFDVDPKEVDTVILTHFHTDHAGGLYHFSNSNILVPKTEYQNAKGTLGKLRGYLPQHWENWFQPNEVEFRDQEFGPFTRSFPVTKDGSIMIVPTPGHTPGHVSVVVDTGNEKIFLAGDTSYTEELLLKLQPDGVSPDTKQAVNTQKKILRLAEQGPVIYLPSHDPKSAHRFKTHKVLQVPSKLRNSSSKSDNIIYSIPMPSFIK